A section of the Rhizobium sp. ACO-34A genome encodes:
- a CDS encoding glycosyl transferase, translating to MSTQQASSSKKRVLFYVQHLLGIGHLARASRIAEALVEAGFSVTLVTGGAPVNGFPGKGVEHVQLPAVVAAKSGFSSLADLEGNPVDADFEQKRTAVLLETFAKVEPHVVIIEAFPFGRRQMRFELLPLLAVIESAERRPLLFSSVRDILQENRKPGRDRETADLVARYFDGVLVHGDPHFVRLEETFPLAGELGEKIHYTGLVAPAEAAPSADRFGVVISAGGGAVGAALIEAALDARDILDDREEWCVITGPNLPQADYDRFAARVSSGVSLFRFRPDFPSLLPQAGLSISQAGYNTVCDLLRARCRSLLVPFAAGGETEQSVRAEKLVALGLAKVVTEEGLGGAAMAKAIAAARALDFPPELPVSLDGAAGTARVIAAMLDAQPHRG from the coding sequence ATGAGCACGCAGCAGGCATCCTCTTCGAAAAAGCGGGTTCTCTTCTACGTTCAGCACCTGCTTGGCATCGGCCATCTGGCGCGAGCCAGCCGGATCGCCGAGGCTCTGGTGGAGGCCGGGTTCTCGGTGACGCTGGTGACGGGCGGTGCGCCTGTGAACGGCTTCCCGGGAAAGGGCGTCGAACATGTCCAGCTTCCGGCCGTCGTTGCGGCCAAGAGCGGGTTCTCCAGCCTTGCCGATCTTGAGGGCAATCCTGTCGATGCGGACTTCGAGCAGAAACGGACGGCTGTTCTGCTGGAGACTTTCGCAAAAGTCGAACCGCATGTCGTCATCATAGAGGCTTTCCCCTTCGGCCGGCGTCAGATGCGCTTCGAGCTTCTGCCCTTGCTTGCCGTCATAGAGAGTGCCGAACGCCGGCCCCTGTTGTTCAGTTCGGTTCGGGATATCCTGCAGGAAAACCGCAAGCCCGGTCGGGATCGCGAGACCGCTGATCTTGTCGCCCGGTATTTCGACGGGGTTCTCGTGCATGGCGATCCGCATTTCGTGCGGCTGGAGGAGACCTTTCCGCTGGCCGGTGAGCTTGGGGAGAAAATCCATTACACCGGCCTTGTCGCGCCGGCCGAGGCAGCGCCATCCGCAGATCGTTTCGGCGTGGTGATTTCCGCCGGCGGCGGCGCCGTAGGTGCGGCGCTGATTGAGGCCGCACTTGATGCCCGCGATATTCTTGATGATCGCGAGGAATGGTGCGTGATCACTGGTCCCAACCTGCCGCAGGCGGATTACGATCGCTTCGCGGCCCGCGTTTCGAGTGGTGTCTCGCTTTTCCGGTTTCGGCCGGACTTCCCGAGCCTCCTGCCGCAGGCCGGACTTTCGATTTCCCAGGCGGGCTACAACACGGTCTGCGATCTCCTGCGGGCGCGTTGCCGCTCCCTGCTCGTGCCCTTTGCCGCGGGTGGCGAGACGGAGCAATCCGTCAGGGCCGAGAAGCTGGTTGCGCTGGGTCTGGCGAAGGTCGTCACCGAGGAGGGCTTGGGCGGTGCGGCGATGGCCAAGGCAATCGCCGCCGCACGCGCGCTCGATTTCCCGCCGGAACTTCCGGTTTCGCTCGACGGTGCCGCCGGAACGGCCCGGGTGATTGCGGCAATGCTCGATGCTCAGCCCCATCGGGGCTGA
- a CDS encoding MBL fold metallo-hydrolase, with the protein MKVTVWGTRGSIPVSGPHFSRYGGNTTCVELRCGNEVLIFDCGTGIIPAGARLKAERIANLNLFLTHSHYDHIMGFPFFGPFHCPDVRVSVWSGHLEGNMTTRQIVEGLLRPPYFPVGLEIMKASLTFRDFLPGDILTPVPGIVMRTAKLTHPGGAVGYRIEWQGKIFALITDTEHIPGVLDPNVLSLIDHADLFLYDSTFGDEDMEHVRGIGHSSWQQAIRLAEAANTASVGFIHHAFTHTDDDIDDISARARQMFPSAHVFSDGQSMEI; encoded by the coding sequence ATGAAGGTGACCGTCTGGGGAACGCGGGGCTCCATACCGGTATCGGGTCCTCACTTCTCGCGGTATGGTGGCAATACGACCTGTGTCGAACTGCGCTGCGGCAATGAAGTTCTGATTTTCGACTGCGGCACCGGCATCATCCCGGCTGGCGCACGTCTGAAGGCCGAGCGGATTGCCAACCTCAATCTGTTTCTCACCCATAGTCACTATGACCACATCATGGGCTTTCCGTTCTTCGGGCCGTTCCATTGTCCCGACGTGCGTGTTTCCGTCTGGTCAGGCCATCTCGAGGGAAATATGACGACGCGGCAGATCGTCGAGGGCTTGTTACGTCCCCCTTATTTCCCTGTTGGCCTCGAGATCATGAAGGCATCCCTGACATTCAGGGATTTCCTGCCAGGCGATATTCTCACTCCCGTCCCCGGCATCGTGATGCGAACCGCGAAGCTCACCCATCCCGGCGGAGCCGTCGGCTATCGTATCGAATGGCAGGGCAAGATATTCGCGTTGATAACCGATACCGAGCATATCCCCGGGGTACTGGACCCGAACGTTCTGTCACTCATCGACCACGCCGATCTCTTCCTCTACGACAGCACCTTCGGCGATGAGGACATGGAGCACGTCCGCGGTATCGGACATTCTTCCTGGCAGCAGGCCATAAGACTCGCCGAGGCTGCGAACACCGCCAGTGTCGGCTTCATCCACCACGCCTTTACCCACACGGATGACGATATCGACGATATCTCGGCGCGGGCGCGACAAATGTTTCCGTCGGCACACGTCTTCAGCGACGGCCAAAGCATGGAAATTTAA
- a CDS encoding cyclic nucleotide-binding protein, whose protein sequence is MVLMDEVQCLRALPFFASADPAKLKLLAFTSDRMKFAPGQELFHEGDTGDSAFVILSGTAEIVVDTPSGEVKVAEAGKNSIVGEIAILCDGYRTATVRAIAPMDTLRIDKETFRKMMADCPSMMFGVMRVLANRLQATTSELAAQKSHEEEYA, encoded by the coding sequence ATGGTCCTTATGGATGAGGTTCAATGCTTGCGCGCCCTGCCGTTCTTCGCGTCTGCGGATCCGGCCAAGCTGAAACTTTTGGCTTTTACTTCCGACCGCATGAAGTTCGCGCCCGGACAGGAACTGTTCCACGAGGGTGATACCGGGGATTCCGCTTTCGTTATCCTCAGCGGCACTGCGGAGATCGTCGTCGATACTCCGAGCGGTGAAGTCAAAGTTGCCGAAGCCGGAAAGAATTCCATCGTCGGTGAGATCGCCATTCTCTGTGACGGCTACCGTACCGCCACGGTAAGGGCAATTGCGCCGATGGACACCTTGCGCATCGACAAGGAAACCTTCCGCAAGATGATGGCGGATTGTCCGTCGATGATGTTCGGCGTCATGCGCGTGCTTGCCAATCGGCTTCAGGCGACCACGTCCGAGCTTGCAGCCCAGAAGAGCCATGAAGAAGAATATGCCTGA
- a CDS encoding UDP-glucuronate 5-epimerase, which produces MRYLITGTAGFIGFHLARRLLEAGHSVTGFDGMTPYYDVSLKQKRHGILETYPNFDPVIGALEDMAALDRAAAVEQPDAIIHLAAQAGVRYSLENPQAYVTSNLTGSWTVLELAKRVQPKHLLLASSSSIYGANEKVPFAETDHADEPLTLYAATKKAMEAMGHSYAHLYKIPTTAFRFFTVYGPWGRPDMALFKFTDAILNGRPLEIYGEGKMSRDFTYIDDLVESIVRLIDVVPSEENRVTAPGVEDTLSRHAPFRIVNIGGGQPVELIRFVETVEAAVGEPAIRRMLPMQKGDVPRTFALPDLLQALTGYKPDTPVDKGVLEFVCWYREWKRESAVAEQIPETVS; this is translated from the coding sequence ATGCGTTATCTGATTACCGGGACGGCGGGCTTCATCGGCTTCCATCTGGCCCGACGGCTTCTTGAGGCTGGCCATAGCGTGACCGGCTTCGACGGCATGACGCCCTATTACGACGTTTCGCTGAAGCAGAAGCGCCACGGCATCCTCGAGACCTACCCGAACTTCGATCCCGTCATCGGAGCGCTGGAGGACATGGCCGCTCTCGACCGCGCCGCCGCGGTGGAACAGCCGGATGCCATCATCCATCTCGCCGCACAGGCAGGCGTACGTTACAGCCTCGAAAACCCGCAGGCCTACGTCACTTCCAACCTGACCGGCTCATGGACCGTGCTGGAACTCGCCAAGCGGGTTCAGCCGAAACATCTTCTGCTTGCTTCCAGCTCCTCGATCTATGGCGCGAACGAAAAAGTGCCGTTTGCCGAGACCGATCATGCCGACGAGCCGCTCACGCTCTATGCCGCCACCAAGAAGGCCATGGAGGCCATGGGCCATTCCTATGCCCATCTCTACAAGATCCCGACGACGGCCTTCCGGTTCTTCACGGTCTACGGCCCGTGGGGCCGCCCTGACATGGCGCTGTTCAAGTTCACCGACGCGATCCTCAACGGACGCCCGCTGGAGATCTACGGCGAAGGCAAGATGAGCCGTGATTTCACCTATATCGACGATCTCGTCGAATCGATCGTCCGGCTGATCGATGTCGTGCCATCAGAGGAAAACCGCGTGACGGCGCCCGGCGTGGAGGACACGCTTTCCCGGCATGCGCCATTCCGTATCGTCAATATCGGAGGGGGCCAGCCGGTAGAGCTGATCCGTTTCGTGGAAACGGTGGAAGCCGCCGTCGGAGAGCCCGCCATCCGACGCATGCTGCCGATGCAGAAGGGCGACGTGCCTCGCACATTTGCGCTTCCCGATCTTCTTCAGGCACTGACCGGCTACAAACCGGATACGCCCGTCGACAAGGGCGTTCTGGAATTCGTCTGTTGGTACCGAGAATGGAAGCGCGAGAGCGCAGTTGCCGAACAAATCCCGGAGACAGTGTCCTAG
- a CDS encoding aspartate aminotransferase, producing MPKTAITGSLVTVEFDKSADVPIYRQITEWMKTAILSGRLAAGTKLPSTRILADELGVSRNTVVQVFEMLTEEGLLSSRVGAGTFVSDIIQDQTIIEPDTPIEPASRAGGYPFRSLSRRGKSLVVSATGEFSERPTPFMPDLPDLREFPIRTWMRLLNETSGRLTGQILAESSNAGYEPLRRAIAQHLNASRGMNCNYQQVIVTTGSQQGLDLICRMLLDAGDPVWLEEPGYVGARSIIRANGGFVCPVPVDENGAKFDEAMQTYPVPRLIFTSSSRHYPLGGQLDQERREELVRIAARNGTWIVEDDYDNEFIYNGNSLRSIFAMDGEQRTIYMGTFSKTLLPSFRLGYIVVPLDLSEHFAKARAVVDRHASLIEQMVLSEFMLRGLFVSHIRRMRNLYQARRQQLTTGLEDIFGKDCYMSAPDSGTHVILPLIKGADDRAVASRALEKGLVLRPLSPYYMTEERRNGLLVGFSAFNEDEIRRGLGNLDLLRGEIVPKLGM from the coding sequence ATGCCCAAGACAGCAATCACCGGTTCACTGGTGACGGTGGAATTCGACAAGTCGGCGGATGTGCCCATCTATCGCCAGATCACCGAGTGGATGAAAACCGCGATCCTGAGCGGACGACTGGCAGCCGGAACGAAACTTCCCTCGACGCGTATCCTTGCCGATGAGCTTGGCGTGTCACGCAATACCGTCGTGCAGGTCTTCGAGATGCTGACCGAAGAAGGGCTGCTTTCGAGCCGGGTGGGGGCCGGCACCTTCGTCTCCGACATCATCCAGGACCAGACGATCATCGAGCCGGACACGCCGATCGAACCCGCGAGCCGCGCGGGAGGCTACCCGTTCCGCTCGCTTTCCCGGCGCGGCAAGAGCCTCGTGGTCTCTGCAACGGGGGAGTTTTCGGAACGACCGACGCCCTTCATGCCGGACCTGCCCGACCTGCGCGAATTTCCGATCCGCACGTGGATGCGCCTGCTGAACGAAACATCCGGCCGCCTGACGGGGCAGATCCTCGCGGAGTCATCGAATGCCGGCTACGAACCGCTACGGCGCGCAATCGCCCAGCACCTGAACGCATCGAGAGGCATGAACTGCAATTACCAGCAGGTCATCGTCACCACCGGCTCGCAGCAGGGCCTGGATCTCATCTGTCGTATGTTGCTCGACGCCGGAGATCCGGTCTGGCTGGAGGAGCCGGGCTATGTCGGCGCCCGCTCGATCATTCGCGCCAACGGCGGTTTCGTCTGTCCGGTTCCCGTTGACGAAAACGGGGCGAAATTCGACGAAGCCATGCAAACCTATCCCGTGCCCCGGCTGATCTTCACCTCATCGTCCCGCCACTATCCCCTTGGCGGCCAACTCGATCAGGAGCGGCGCGAGGAACTGGTCCGGATCGCAGCGCGTAACGGCACCTGGATCGTCGAGGACGACTACGACAACGAGTTCATCTACAATGGCAATAGCCTGCGCTCGATCTTCGCGATGGATGGCGAACAGCGCACCATCTACATGGGCACCTTCTCAAAAACCCTGCTGCCGTCCTTCAGGCTCGGCTATATCGTGGTTCCCCTCGATCTCAGCGAGCATTTCGCCAAGGCGCGTGCGGTCGTGGACCGGCATGCCTCGCTGATCGAGCAGATGGTCCTCTCGGAATTCATGCTGCGCGGGCTTTTCGTGTCGCATATCCGCCGGATGCGCAATCTCTATCAGGCGCGTCGCCAGCAACTGACGACCGGGCTGGAGGATATCTTCGGAAAAGACTGTTACATGTCGGCGCCCGACAGCGGCACGCATGTCATCCTGCCGCTGATCAAGGGAGCCGACGATCGGGCCGTTGCCAGCCGGGCTCTGGAAAAGGGCCTCGTTTTGAGACCGCTGTCTCCCTACTACATGACGGAAGAGCGCAGGAATGGCCTGCTTGTCGGCTTTTCCGCCTTCAACGAGGACGAAATCCGCCGCGGCCTCGGCAATCTCGACCTTCTGCGCGGTGAAATCGTCCCGAAACTTGGAATGTGA
- a CDS encoding transcriptional antiterminator, with the protein MQKNKEQIESTLDGFDAGQMSRRGFLQRMSALGVSAMVANTVMLSPLGARKAFAAIGGAEERAWALAKEAAAKATKKSLTLLIPTGSIGNMTPYVDKWKSELGIDLIFIEEPDEVVHTKGMQEAVAKTGSYDVMMPTAMSYPDWIDSGVIYDLTDWVEKHDPEIFNPDYGVVFPANHHAQLYNGRVAGLLNDGDQITLLCRSDYIENSDKAKAFSDKFGYALSTPKTWSEYHDIASFMHDPANNFYGSLEYRSRYYVKWMFMQRLISKGRLYFDNEMNPTFNSEEGLAALEDMLKMNEFLHPDAFSFTWSSNYNAFGRGEGFMNICWPSGFKYSKAPSTGPATSGKIAATVMPADKLKDGTLLYAGMFCWGYGYAVSKYSANPELAYAYAQWMTSPTISMDAIPYLGGYSDPYRVNHMKQPSERMLDTYTAPYLDTLYNNMVNTVPDFCLPGGFEYQDALDKEIHACMTGEKKPQQALDDASRSFERITRRVGKEKVQKSWLALTKNLAEPIKKASGADKWG; encoded by the coding sequence ATGCAAAAGAACAAAGAACAGATTGAATCCACACTCGATGGGTTCGACGCAGGTCAAATGAGCCGACGTGGCTTTCTGCAGCGGATGAGTGCTCTTGGTGTGTCTGCCATGGTGGCGAACACGGTCATGCTGTCGCCGCTTGGCGCCCGCAAGGCTTTTGCCGCCATCGGTGGTGCCGAGGAGCGTGCCTGGGCGCTCGCCAAGGAGGCGGCGGCAAAGGCGACCAAGAAGAGCCTGACGCTGCTCATTCCGACCGGCTCGATCGGCAACATGACGCCCTATGTCGACAAGTGGAAAAGCGAACTCGGCATCGACCTTATCTTCATCGAAGAGCCGGACGAAGTGGTCCACACCAAGGGCATGCAGGAAGCCGTTGCCAAGACCGGCAGCTATGACGTGATGATGCCGACCGCCATGTCCTATCCGGACTGGATCGACAGTGGCGTCATCTACGACCTCACCGACTGGGTCGAAAAGCACGATCCGGAAATCTTCAATCCGGACTACGGCGTCGTCTTCCCCGCCAACCACCACGCGCAGCTCTATAACGGTCGCGTCGCCGGTCTCCTGAACGATGGTGACCAGATCACGCTGCTCTGCCGCAGCGACTACATCGAGAACAGCGACAAGGCGAAGGCCTTCTCCGACAAGTTCGGCTATGCGCTTTCGACGCCGAAGACCTGGAGCGAGTACCACGACATCGCTTCGTTCATGCATGATCCGGCCAACAACTTCTACGGAAGCCTTGAATACCGCTCACGCTATTATGTGAAGTGGATGTTCATGCAGCGCCTGATCTCGAAGGGCCGTCTCTACTTCGATAACGAGATGAACCCGACCTTCAACTCCGAAGAAGGTCTGGCGGCACTCGAAGACATGCTGAAGATGAACGAGTTCCTGCATCCCGACGCCTTCAGCTTCACCTGGTCCTCGAACTACAACGCCTTCGGTCGTGGCGAGGGCTTCATGAATATCTGCTGGCCCTCGGGCTTCAAGTATTCGAAGGCCCCGTCTACCGGACCGGCGACGTCCGGCAAGATCGCCGCAACCGTCATGCCGGCCGACAAGCTGAAGGACGGCACGCTGCTTTATGCCGGCATGTTCTGCTGGGGTTACGGCTATGCCGTGTCGAAATACTCGGCCAATCCGGAACTGGCCTATGCCTATGCCCAGTGGATGACGTCGCCGACGATCTCGATGGATGCCATTCCCTATCTCGGCGGCTATTCCGACCCCTACCGCGTCAACCACATGAAGCAGCCTTCGGAGCGGATGCTGGACACCTACACGGCACCCTATCTCGATACGCTCTACAACAACATGGTCAACACGGTTCCGGACTTCTGCCTGCCGGGTGGCTTCGAATACCAGGATGCCCTCGACAAGGAAATCCATGCCTGCATGACCGGCGAGAAGAAGCCGCAGCAGGCCCTCGACGACGCTTCGCGTTCTTTCGAACGCATCACCCGCCGCGTCGGAAAGGAAAAGGTCCAGAAGTCCTGGCTCGCCCTCACCAAGAACCTCGCCGAGCCGATCAAGAAGGCCAGCGGCGCCGACAAGTGGGGCTGA
- a CDS encoding sugar ABC transporter permease → MNLHVTPNTDGADMATVGNEATPVAAAPPVKAVGNLGPARFFAVPGQIVSLVVLVMPLLVALYMSFTDWSPTRGSLAEAYFVGLENYYELLVYDTRFIEAVVRTVLISAVCLMLEFTLGLGLAVLFLREFRGKAVLFSAFLTPMMILPVVVGYTFWMLFQSNGPINQVIALIAGPGAMPEWFRSAPFAVATVIITEVWHWTPLFFLILLSGLNAVPENPVRAAVILGASPRQVFWQVVLPMLKPVIIVAFVIRAMEVIKLFDEVFMLTRGGPGSATETISLYIYKLAFNDFQLAYGAAAAFLVLIGTLVIINLMLLPVRDQLLEARR, encoded by the coding sequence ATGAATCTTCACGTAACCCCGAATACGGACGGGGCGGATATGGCGACGGTGGGCAATGAGGCCACGCCTGTCGCAGCAGCACCGCCGGTGAAGGCAGTCGGCAATCTCGGGCCGGCCCGTTTCTTCGCCGTGCCCGGCCAGATCGTCTCGCTGGTCGTTCTGGTCATGCCATTGCTCGTCGCGCTCTACATGAGCTTCACCGACTGGTCGCCGACGCGCGGCTCGCTGGCGGAAGCCTATTTCGTCGGGCTGGAAAACTATTACGAGCTGCTGGTCTATGACACCCGCTTCATCGAGGCCGTCGTCCGCACGGTCCTGATTTCCGCGGTCTGTCTGATGCTGGAGTTCACGCTCGGCCTCGGGCTCGCGGTACTCTTCCTGCGCGAATTTCGCGGCAAGGCGGTGCTCTTCTCCGCCTTTCTCACGCCGATGATGATCCTACCCGTCGTGGTGGGTTACACTTTCTGGATGCTGTTCCAGTCGAACGGCCCGATCAATCAGGTCATCGCCCTGATTGCCGGTCCGGGTGCCATGCCGGAATGGTTTCGCAGCGCGCCGTTCGCGGTTGCGACCGTCATCATCACCGAAGTCTGGCACTGGACGCCGCTTTTCTTCCTGATCCTGCTGTCAGGCCTCAACGCCGTTCCGGAAAATCCCGTGCGTGCCGCCGTCATTCTCGGCGCCTCGCCCCGGCAGGTATTCTGGCAGGTGGTTCTGCCGATGCTCAAGCCGGTGATCATCGTCGCCTTCGTGATCCGGGCGATGGAAGTGATCAAGCTGTTCGACGAGGTGTTCATGCTGACGCGTGGCGGGCCGGGTTCGGCGACCGAGACGATCAGCCTTTACATCTACAAGCTCGCCTTCAACGACTTCCAGCTCGCCTATGGCGCTGCCGCCGCCTTCCTGGTGCTGATCGGCACGCTCGTCATCATCAATCTCATGCTCCTTCCCGTGCGTGACCAGCTTCTGGAGGCTCGGCGCTGA
- a CDS encoding sugar ABC transporter permease, with translation MLSRPLTLPLAIVLGLALVVTLFPVFWIVMTAIKPPTDWNATPAIWIPEQPTLVNFRTLFDPDAIREYGVGGVSQPATASVLGSIFASVIATFFSILIGLFSAIGLSRYSTMTKATPLVILSGRMFPPAAIAVPFVIIFSVTNVIDTYSGLIAIYVAVTLPFSTWMLKSFIDDLPREIEEAAMLDGRSRLMAHLTVTIPLVRGGLFATTMFIFILNWSEFMFALVLSYTNVTTIPVQLAKYVTATAGTLYGVQAALAVLAMLPLVVGGFMIQSHLARGMTFGAVKR, from the coding sequence ATGCTTTCCCGTCCGCTTACCCTGCCGCTCGCGATCGTTCTCGGCCTTGCGCTCGTCGTCACGCTGTTTCCGGTGTTCTGGATCGTGATGACCGCGATCAAGCCGCCGACCGACTGGAATGCGACACCCGCCATCTGGATCCCGGAACAGCCGACGCTCGTCAACTTTCGCACCCTGTTCGACCCGGACGCCATCCGCGAATACGGTGTCGGCGGCGTCAGCCAGCCTGCTACCGCGTCCGTTCTCGGCTCCATATTCGCCTCGGTGATTGCGACCTTCTTCTCGATCCTGATCGGCCTGTTCTCGGCCATCGGTCTGTCGCGTTACTCGACCATGACCAAGGCGACGCCGCTGGTCATCTTGTCGGGGCGGATGTTTCCGCCTGCGGCGATCGCGGTGCCGTTCGTCATCATCTTTTCGGTCACCAATGTCATCGACACCTATAGCGGGCTGATCGCCATCTATGTCGCGGTGACGCTGCCTTTCTCGACCTGGATGCTGAAGAGCTTCATCGATGATCTGCCGCGCGAGATCGAGGAGGCGGCCATGCTCGACGGCCGCTCCCGGCTGATGGCGCATCTGACCGTCACGATCCCTCTGGTCAGAGGTGGTCTCTTCGCCACCACCATGTTCATCTTCATTCTCAACTGGTCGGAATTCATGTTCGCGTTGGTGCTGTCCTATACCAATGTCACCACCATTCCCGTTCAGCTCGCGAAATACGTCACCGCGACGGCCGGCACGCTCTACGGCGTTCAGGCGGCCCTCGCCGTGCTCGCCATGCTGCCGCTCGTCGTCGGCGGCTTCATGATCCAGTCCCATCTTGCCCGCGGCATGACCTTCGGAGCAGTGAAACGATGA
- a CDS encoding sugar ABC transporter ATP-binding protein yields MNTPKLQIVNLRKEFSDGSVAAVDGIDLEVAAGETVALLGSSGCGKSTTLNMVVGLENPTSGDILIDGKSVIGLPPGKRNVGLVFQDYAVFTSMSVRQNLAFGLKVRGVAKAEIARAVDEVAELLGMTGKLDARARDLGGSELQRVAIGRTLVTKPDILLLDEPLSNLEAAARLAMRKELRRLQKEAGLTIIYVTHDQVEALSLADRIAVMSAGKIKQVEKASLICQEPGHLFVANFMGSPPMNLIRGWLSRDAGRISFMRDDFSVSLPAETILPEKERSGPVVLGIRPETVQLARSGPDTFEVAVRAVEPRGAEAVLTLEYASQTLKAVVPAQERPLEGALVNVVVDPQTFVLFSGETDLRLPLRAGDAA; encoded by the coding sequence ATGAACACGCCCAAGCTTCAGATCGTCAATCTCCGCAAGGAATTTTCCGATGGCTCCGTCGCTGCCGTGGATGGCATCGACCTCGAGGTTGCCGCCGGTGAAACCGTCGCGCTGCTTGGCTCGTCTGGTTGCGGCAAGTCCACGACGCTCAACATGGTCGTCGGACTGGAGAACCCGACATCGGGCGACATCCTGATCGACGGCAAGTCCGTCATCGGTCTGCCGCCCGGCAAGCGCAATGTCGGCCTCGTGTTTCAGGACTATGCCGTCTTCACCTCCATGTCCGTCCGTCAGAACCTGGCTTTCGGACTGAAGGTGCGGGGCGTGGCGAAAGCCGAGATTGCCCGCGCGGTGGATGAAGTGGCGGAACTGCTCGGCATGACCGGCAAGCTCGACGCCCGTGCCCGGGATCTCGGCGGCTCGGAACTGCAGCGCGTCGCCATCGGTCGCACGCTGGTGACCAAGCCGGATATTCTCCTGCTCGATGAACCGCTTTCCAACCTGGAGGCGGCTGCGCGCCTTGCCATGCGCAAGGAGCTGAGGCGATTGCAGAAGGAGGCAGGCCTCACGATCATCTATGTGACGCACGACCAGGTCGAAGCGCTGTCGCTTGCCGACCGCATCGCGGTCATGAGTGCCGGCAAGATCAAGCAGGTGGAGAAGGCCTCCCTCATCTGTCAGGAGCCGGGCCATCTCTTCGTTGCCAATTTCATGGGCTCGCCGCCAATGAACCTGATCCGTGGATGGCTTTCGCGTGATGCAGGGCGGATCTCGTTCATGCGCGACGATTTTTCGGTCTCGTTGCCCGCGGAAACCATCCTGCCGGAAAAGGAACGAAGCGGTCCTGTTGTTCTCGGCATTCGTCCTGAAACGGTCCAGCTCGCAAGATCGGGGCCGGATACGTTCGAGGTTGCCGTTCGCGCCGTCGAACCCCGCGGGGCCGAGGCGGTGCTGACGCTGGAATATGCCAGCCAGACGCTGAAGGCGGTCGTGCCGGCGCAGGAACGCCCGCTGGAGGGTGCGCTCGTCAATGTCGTGGTCGATCCGCAAACCTTTGTCTTGTTCAGCGGCGAGACCGACCTACGGTTGCCACTTCGCGCAGGAGACGCAGCATGA
- a CDS encoding ABC transporter ATP-binding protein, with the protein MNAFSPAHTLAQTQQVPALVVDRLAKSYRGSKALDDVSFTVPKGALTVVLGAAGAGKTTLLRSIAGLEVPDHGSIHLGGRDSAGLEPKDRDLAMIFDNLALYPDKTGYDNIANPLRIRGQSKAEIEEAVKDVAARLKIAHILGRKPKTMSGGERQRVALGRALVRSPSLFLLDEPLSSLDAMLRIELRAELRRMQRELGYSFVMATPDFTEAMAIADTVIMLRQGRIVQIADPQTLYDAPADREVARFVGAPEINLLPAQISTDGLRFAGAIRPLPGKMRHLATSGPMPVEAGIRPEDIRLVPTGDASVVGKVTDIEALGTNAAVTVETGDIELRLVALASSLLSVAPGAEVGLSVAMERVHLFDPGTGMRLA; encoded by the coding sequence ATGAACGCTTTTTCTCCCGCTCACACCCTTGCCCAGACCCAGCAGGTTCCGGCTCTCGTTGTCGATCGACTGGCGAAATCCTATCGTGGCAGCAAGGCGCTCGATGATGTCAGCTTCACCGTGCCGAAGGGCGCGCTGACGGTCGTACTCGGTGCCGCCGGTGCCGGCAAAACCACGCTTCTGCGGTCGATCGCCGGGCTCGAGGTGCCGGATCACGGCAGCATCCATCTCGGCGGCCGGGACAGTGCCGGGCTGGAACCAAAGGATAGGGATCTGGCGATGATCTTCGACAACCTGGCGCTCTATCCGGACAAGACGGGCTACGACAACATCGCCAATCCCCTTCGCATTCGCGGCCAGAGCAAGGCGGAGATCGAGGAAGCGGTCAAGGATGTCGCCGCGCGGCTGAAGATCGCGCATATCCTCGGTCGTAAACCGAAAACGATGAGTGGCGGCGAACGCCAGCGCGTCGCCCTCGGTCGTGCTCTCGTCCGCTCGCCGTCCCTGTTCCTGCTCGACGAGCCGCTGTCGAGCCTCGATGCGATGCTGCGCATAGAACTGCGCGCGGAGCTGCGCCGCATGCAGCGCGAGTTGGGATACAGCTTCGTCATGGCCACGCCGGATTTCACGGAGGCGATGGCGATTGCCGATACCGTCATCATGCTGCGGCAGGGCCGCATCGTGCAGATCGCAGATCCGCAGACGCTTTATGATGCGCCCGCGGACCGCGAGGTGGCCCGTTTCGTGGGCGCTCCGGAAATCAACCTGCTGCCGGCGCAGATATCGACGGATGGCCTGAGATTTGCGGGCGCGATCCGGCCGCTGCCGGGCAAGATGAGGCATCTTGCGACATCCGGTCCCATGCCGGTCGAGGCGGGGATCCGGCCGGAAGACATCCGTCTGGTCCCGACCGGCGACGCGTCTGTTGTCGGCAAGGTCACCGATATCGAGGCGCTCGGCACCAATGCCGCCGTCACGGTGGAGACCGGCGATATCGAGTTGAGGCTCGTGGCGCTCGCTTCCTCGCTGCTTTCCGTCGCGCCTGGGGCCGAAGTCGGCCTGTCGGTGGCGATGGAACGCGTCCACCTTTTCGATCCCGGTACGGGAATGCGGCTTGCGTGA